A single Tuberibacillus sp. Marseille-P3662 DNA region contains:
- a CDS encoding cytochrome (ubi)quinol oxidase subunit III, with product MSQMDHAEQTLPAHPEKATLEGKNKFLGFWFFLGGETVLFGTLFGTYLTLNNQVAQGPGAPELFDIWMTFAATIILLVSSLTSVFAVVGIRENNIRKVQLWLWITVLLGLAFLGLEIYEFQNYVHEGLGYTTSAFSSAFFTLVGTHGAHVTFGVLWITTLIIQSYKKGLTSVTAPKYYISALYWHFIDVVWLFIFTVVYLFGILGG from the coding sequence ATGAGTCAAATGGATCACGCTGAACAAACGCTGCCAGCTCATCCCGAAAAAGCGACATTAGAAGGGAAAAATAAGTTTCTTGGCTTTTGGTTTTTTCTCGGTGGTGAAACCGTCTTATTTGGTACGCTGTTTGGAACATACTTAACGCTGAACAATCAAGTAGCTCAAGGCCCTGGCGCACCAGAATTGTTCGATATCTGGATGACGTTTGCCGCAACTATTATATTGTTGGTTAGTAGTTTGACCAGTGTTTTTGCTGTTGTTGGGATTAGAGAAAATAATATACGTAAGGTGCAATTGTGGCTTTGGATTACTGTTCTGCTTGGTCTTGCGTTCCTTGGCTTGGAAATTTACGAATTTCAGAACTATGTTCATGAGGGTCTTGGTTATACAACTAGCGCCTTCTCATCCGCCTTTTTCACTTTAGTCGGCACCCACGGCGCCCACGTTACTTTTGGGGTATTGTGGATTACGACACTCATCATCCAATCCTATAAGAAGGGATTGACGTCTGTTACGGCGCCAAAGTATTATATTTCCGCCTTATATTGGCACTTTATTGATGTTGTCTGGTTGTTCATATTCACAGTCGTTTATCTTTTCGGTATTTTAGGAGGGTAA
- the coxB gene encoding cytochrome c oxidase subunit II, which yields MLKRWQHLWRWLPITALALVLSGCGKQGVSALDPLGEVAERQANLMLISIAIMVVVVLVVGFLFTYALIRYRKRSGQEEHIPKQVEGNTKLELLWTIIPIVLLAILAVPTIQQTFALSDTNNDSKKDDVLKVKVTANQYWWEFTYPDKKVTTAQDLYVPKDKKVVFELTSNDVVHSFWLPAFGGKQDVNPGLTNEMWLTFDELGTFKGRCAELCGQSHALMYFNVKVMEQDDFDQWIKDMKNGAEKPDQAVAQKGQKLFKKNCVACHATDTNKKGMTGPNLTNFADRENLAGVAKNNNKDALKKWIKDPDNLKQGTSMIAFKDKLSNDQINAIAEYLSTLSVDD from the coding sequence ATGCTTAAAAGATGGCAGCATTTATGGCGCTGGCTTCCTATAACAGCGCTTGCTTTGGTGTTGTCCGGTTGTGGTAAGCAGGGTGTTTCTGCGTTGGACCCATTAGGGGAAGTCGCAGAACGTCAAGCAAATCTCATGCTGATCAGTATAGCGATCATGGTTGTGGTCGTTCTAGTTGTTGGATTTTTATTTACATATGCATTGATTCGCTACCGCAAACGGTCTGGACAAGAAGAACATATTCCAAAACAAGTTGAGGGGAATACCAAACTAGAACTCCTTTGGACGATCATTCCAATTGTTCTTTTGGCCATTTTAGCTGTGCCAACGATTCAACAAACGTTTGCTTTGTCCGATACCAATAATGATAGTAAGAAAGATGATGTCCTTAAGGTTAAAGTGACAGCTAATCAATATTGGTGGGAGTTTACTTATCCAGATAAGAAAGTCACGACAGCACAAGATCTATATGTACCAAAAGATAAAAAAGTTGTGTTTGAATTGACATCCAATGATGTGGTTCACTCATTTTGGCTTCCAGCTTTTGGTGGCAAGCAAGACGTTAACCCTGGTTTAACGAATGAAATGTGGTTGACTTTCGATGAATTGGGGACTTTTAAAGGTCGTTGTGCTGAACTGTGTGGTCAGTCTCACGCACTAATGTATTTTAATGTTAAGGTCATGGAGCAAGACGATTTTGACCAATGGATTAAGGATATGAAAAACGGTGCGGAAAAACCTGATCAAGCCGTAGCACAAAAAGGCCAAAAGTTATTTAAGAAAAATTGCGTAGCTTGTCATGCAACAGATACTAATAAAAAGGGCATGACAGGACCGAACTTAACGAACTTCGCTGATCGGGAAAACCTCGCAGGCGTTGCTAAAAATAATAACAAAGATGCCTTGAAAAAGTGGATTAAAGATCCTGATAATCTAAAACAGGGAACAAGCATGATTGCATTTAAAGACAAACTATCGAATGATCAAATTAATGCGATTGCTGAGTATTTATCTACATTATCTGTTGACGACTAA
- a CDS encoding YugN family protein, translating to MKFHDTGIENTVLPFPALEHIMEQANITRGGQWDWERATYDFKFENHHDGSIYYLRIPALAVEGEFEKPSAVAKLGIPYVGHHYYPHGVEYDEDFPEHVVTTCQERLAHVKALIDDYQTHAEE from the coding sequence ATGAAATTTCATGATACTGGCATAGAAAATACTGTGCTGCCTTTCCCAGCTTTGGAACATATCATGGAGCAAGCCAACATCACACGCGGCGGTCAATGGGATTGGGAACGGGCTACATACGATTTCAAATTTGAGAACCATCATGACGGTAGTATTTATTACCTTAGAATCCCTGCCCTTGCCGTCGAGGGTGAATTCGAAAAACCTAGCGCTGTGGCTAAGTTAGGGATCCCTTATGTCGGTCACCACTATTACCCACATGGTGTTGAATATGATGAAGATTTCCCTGAACATGTGGTTACAACCTGCCAAGAAAGGCTCGCACATGTAAAAGCATTGATTGATGATTATCAAACGCACGCTGAAGAATAA
- a CDS encoding amidohydrolase has translation MTVDLKEYLKDQVSDIIPEVIEWRRYLHQYPEISYHEYETAQFVADQLSSFGNIEITRPTETSVIGRLIGDSSGPVLGMRADMDALPIEEQNDFEFTSKHPGVMHACGHDGHTAMLLGTAKILSTCQASIEGEIRFIFQHAEELQPGGAEELVQTGVVDDVNWIIGAHLWTPIESGKVGIIYGPMMASPDMFHITINGKGGHAAMPHSTVDSIAIGSQVVTNLQHVVARYNNPIEPLVLSVTQFNGGTAHNVIPGAVSMTGTVRSFNPELRADIPGLMERVVRGITDAHGASYEFEYIPGYRPVINEKQVTRLVEETVTDVYGTEVIEYSDPVMAGEDFSGYQHAKPGAFFFIGAGNQEKGITYPHHHERFTIDEDALRKGVDIFTHAAFKFFNKI, from the coding sequence ATGACGGTTGATTTAAAAGAATATCTAAAAGATCAAGTGAGCGATATCATTCCAGAAGTGATCGAATGGCGTCGTTATTTACATCAATATCCTGAAATTTCTTATCATGAATATGAAACGGCTCAGTTTGTAGCGGATCAACTATCGTCATTTGGAAATATCGAAATTACCCGGCCGACAGAAACAAGTGTGATTGGGCGGCTCATAGGGGATTCATCCGGCCCAGTCTTAGGAATGCGAGCGGATATGGATGCCTTACCTATTGAAGAACAAAATGATTTCGAGTTCACCTCTAAGCATCCCGGCGTGATGCATGCCTGCGGTCATGATGGTCATACGGCGATGCTGCTTGGGACAGCGAAAATTTTATCGACATGCCAGGCATCGATAGAAGGGGAAATCAGGTTCATATTTCAGCACGCTGAGGAACTGCAACCAGGCGGTGCGGAAGAATTGGTCCAAACAGGTGTTGTTGACGATGTCAATTGGATCATTGGCGCGCATCTATGGACCCCAATTGAATCAGGTAAAGTTGGGATCATCTATGGTCCCATGATGGCTTCACCTGACATGTTTCATATTACGATTAATGGCAAGGGTGGGCATGCCGCCATGCCTCATAGTACTGTTGACAGTATCGCAATCGGTTCTCAAGTTGTCACAAACCTGCAACATGTTGTAGCCCGCTATAATAATCCGATTGAGCCACTCGTGTTATCGGTTACTCAATTCAATGGGGGGACGGCACATAATGTCATCCCTGGTGCGGTTTCCATGACAGGTACGGTTAGAAGCTTCAATCCTGAATTACGTGCTGATATCCCAGGATTGATGGAACGGGTAGTCAGAGGCATCACGGATGCTCATGGCGCAAGTTATGAATTCGAATATATTCCGGGTTATCGCCCCGTCATTAATGAAAAACAAGTCACAAGACTCGTAGAGGAAACGGTCACGGATGTGTACGGAACAGAAGTTATCGAATATAGTGACCCAGTTATGGCTGGTGAAGATTTTTCTGGATATCAACATGCGAAGCCTGGGGCCTTCTTTTTTATTGGTGCAGGCAATCAGGAAAAGGGGATTACATACCCGCATCATCATGAACGTTTTACCATTGACGAAGATGCGCTCCGAAAAGGGGTTGATATATTTACCCATGCCGCCTTTAAGTTTTTTAATAAAATTTAG
- a CDS encoding GNAT family N-acetyltransferase, translating to MVIREMTVDDADRFLKLELALDQETTFMLYEPEERQMTVQDQQKKIENLMNQEHTTALTAEDSEGQLIGFAVVMGNQLNRIRHRASIVVGVLQAHSGQGIGSKLLEAGEEWAQDRGITRLELTVMGHNRRALGLYDKMGYKIEGMRKKAILMNDEYVDEFYMGKILE from the coding sequence GTGGTTATTCGTGAAATGACAGTTGATGATGCTGATCGCTTTTTAAAATTAGAGTTAGCATTAGATCAAGAAACAACATTCATGCTATATGAGCCGGAAGAACGGCAAATGACGGTTCAAGACCAACAAAAGAAAATTGAAAACTTAATGAATCAAGAACATACAACGGCATTAACGGCTGAGGATAGCGAGGGTCAACTTATTGGTTTTGCGGTGGTTATGGGTAATCAATTGAATAGGATCAGACACCGCGCTTCAATTGTTGTTGGGGTTTTACAAGCGCATTCCGGGCAAGGGATTGGTTCGAAACTGCTGGAAGCTGGGGAAGAGTGGGCCCAAGACAGAGGGATAACCCGGCTTGAATTGACCGTTATGGGGCATAATCGGCGTGCTCTCGGACTATATGATAAGATGGGTTATAAAATTGAGGGCATGCGAAAGAAAGCGATTTTAATGAATGATGAATATGTTGATGAATTCTATATGGGGAAAATTTTAGAATAG
- the safA gene encoding SafA/ExsA family spore coat assembly protein, with protein MKKILSLTFVVALMVSLLTGFSLQKASAESQQTYTIQRGDTLWKISQRYHVGLKELINANPEIANPDLIYPGNQVNIPKIPSIKKFEKRVIELTNQERQKQGLEPLKANWQVSRVARYKARDMRDNNYFEHKSPTYGSPFQMMRDFNISFTAAGENIAAGQSTPQAVVDAWMKSKGHRKNILSSKYTQIGVGYAKGGSYGHYWSQMFITK; from the coding sequence ATGAAAAAAATATTAAGCCTAACATTTGTCGTCGCTCTAATGGTTAGTTTATTAACTGGCTTCTCTTTACAAAAGGCTAGTGCCGAGTCTCAACAAACTTACACTATTCAACGAGGAGATACGTTATGGAAAATTTCTCAACGTTATCATGTAGGTTTAAAAGAATTGATTAATGCTAACCCAGAGATTGCTAACCCTGATTTGATCTATCCGGGAAATCAAGTCAACATACCTAAAATTCCTTCTATTAAAAAATTCGAGAAGCGTGTCATTGAACTCACTAATCAAGAGCGACAAAAGCAAGGATTAGAGCCACTGAAGGCCAACTGGCAAGTATCCCGGGTCGCTCGTTATAAAGCCCGTGATATGAGGGACAACAACTATTTTGAACATAAGTCGCCGACTTATGGTTCGCCGTTCCAAATGATGCGTGACTTCAATATCAGCTTTACAGCAGCAGGTGAAAATATTGCAGCCGGTCAATCGACTCCGCAAGCCGTTGTTGATGCCTGGATGAAAAGTAAGGGTCACCGTAAAAACATTTTAAGCAGCAAATATACACAAATTGGTGTTGGTTATGCTAAAGGTGGTTCTTATGGTCACTATTGGTCACAAATGTTTATTACAAAATAA
- a CDS encoding BCCT family transporter translates to MGDSKRLIDWPTFIGALILLLLVTIPLIIFPEQGETFVLAANDFISRNFGAVYLLVGLGVFFFLLYVAFSENGRVKLGDEGEKPEFNTFSWAAMLFCAGIGSSILYWGTIEWAFYYQGPPFGLKSGTEEAISWASTYGIFHWGPIAWAIYTLPSLPMAYFYYVRKKPVLKVSEACRPLIGRLADTFVGTIIDVLFMFGLLGGAGTTLALGTPMIAQGIHSLTGISINMILKTVVLVICTTIFAVSSYTGLRKGIKYLSDVNLWLAIFLLAFVFIFGPTQFITETTTNSIGLILDNFFHMSTWTEPFNNLGPFERTGFPESWTVFYWAWWLVYAPFVGLFVAKISRGRTIRQMVLGTIIYGSIGSLLFFGIIGNYGLYMQLTGVHDVIGVVNQQGAPAAIISVIEQLPLNFLMVSIFTILAIIFLATTFDSSSYILASVVQKEVDDDPIRWNRLFWAFALSLLPLTLMYLGGLSILQTASIVGGFPLLIILILLGWSFMKASTGDIKAQDSYRPKVIHINYRKIVDRLKRRRKHSDDHHD, encoded by the coding sequence ATGGGGGATTCGAAACGTTTGATTGACTGGCCAACATTCATCGGAGCACTGATATTGCTTTTGTTGGTGACTATACCGCTTATCATTTTTCCGGAACAAGGTGAAACTTTTGTCTTAGCGGCGAATGACTTCATTTCTCGGAATTTTGGAGCTGTTTACTTACTAGTGGGTTTAGGGGTTTTCTTCTTTCTCCTATATGTCGCGTTCAGTGAAAATGGCCGGGTAAAACTAGGGGATGAAGGTGAAAAACCAGAATTTAACACATTTTCATGGGCAGCAATGTTATTCTGTGCCGGGATTGGTTCAAGTATTTTATACTGGGGGACGATCGAATGGGCTTTTTATTATCAAGGACCACCTTTTGGTCTTAAATCAGGGACTGAGGAAGCGATCTCATGGGCCTCCACCTATGGTATTTTCCATTGGGGTCCTATTGCTTGGGCTATCTATACATTACCATCACTACCGATGGCGTACTTCTATTATGTTCGTAAGAAACCCGTGTTGAAAGTCAGTGAAGCCTGTCGCCCGTTAATTGGCCGGTTGGCAGATACGTTTGTCGGAACGATCATTGATGTTCTATTTATGTTCGGTCTATTAGGAGGTGCGGGAACGACCCTTGCCTTGGGGACACCGATGATTGCTCAAGGCATTCATTCCTTAACGGGCATAAGTATCAATATGATATTAAAAACGGTTGTCTTAGTAATATGTACAACCATTTTTGCAGTAAGTTCCTATACAGGTTTGCGCAAAGGGATTAAATATCTCAGCGACGTGAACCTTTGGCTGGCTATATTTTTATTGGCATTCGTGTTTATATTTGGACCAACACAGTTCATTACTGAGACAACTACGAATAGCATTGGCTTAATTTTAGATAACTTTTTTCATATGAGTACATGGACGGAACCCTTTAATAATTTAGGACCGTTTGAACGCACAGGTTTTCCTGAGAGTTGGACGGTCTTTTATTGGGCTTGGTGGTTAGTCTATGCCCCATTTGTCGGTTTATTTGTCGCGAAGATTTCCAGGGGGCGAACGATACGGCAAATGGTTCTTGGTACCATTATTTATGGATCGATTGGAAGTTTGCTTTTCTTTGGTATCATCGGAAATTACGGGTTGTATATGCAGTTAACCGGGGTGCATGATGTGATCGGTGTTGTTAATCAACAGGGAGCACCGGCGGCCATTATTAGTGTGATTGAGCAATTACCCCTTAACTTTTTAATGGTATCCATTTTTACTATATTAGCCATCATTTTCTTGGCGACAACGTTTGATTCAAGCTCATATATTCTCGCTTCCGTTGTTCAGAAGGAAGTTGACGATGATCCAATCCGATGGAATCGCTTATTCTGGGCATTTGCTTTATCGCTCTTACCCTTGACATTAATGTACCTTGGTGGCTTGTCTATTCTGCAGACAGCTAGCATTGTGGGAGGATTCCCACTTCTAATCATATTAATCCTGTTAGGGTGGTCATTTATGAAAGCCTCAACAGGTGACATTAAAGCACAAGATTCTTATCGACCAAAAGTCATCCATATTAATTATCGAAAAATCGTGGATAGGTTAAAACGCAGACGGAAACATTCAGACGATCATCATGATTAG
- a CDS encoding CAP domain-containing protein, with protein sequence MIRLRLTNVLIFVIALVVFIGIFLFDISEEDNQAPSSPQINDSGPSKKSLTVSKDSVGNLMGASEKKVVKKYGQPDRKDPSRYGYQWWIYGRGSEKYMQIGMNDGQVVTVFALGQKVNTKPFEIGAPSSEILKYVSFSDSLSLNYKGEEYEFEFKEEDLMLRPLIKFNDHWVQLYFNHSDERLLGVRFLSTSVLMSQRPYTLVYKGQLEQPPKLPQKQWKAVNQARARQVVDITNILRQRFDLDKLNRNKKAAQAAYLHSVEMEQKNYFSHDSKWQGHLGDRLKTQKVPYKIAGENIAAHYIDAAAVVHGWMNSEDHRKNILKDDFTELGVGVYHNFYTQDFLTPRK encoded by the coding sequence GTGATACGGCTGAGACTAACGAATGTATTGATTTTTGTTATAGCACTAGTGGTTTTCATAGGAATCTTTCTTTTTGATATTTCGGAGGAAGATAATCAAGCGCCATCATCACCTCAAATTAATGATTCCGGTCCATCCAAGAAATCTTTAACCGTTAGTAAAGACAGTGTCGGTAATTTAATGGGCGCCTCAGAAAAAAAGGTCGTCAAAAAATATGGTCAGCCGGATAGGAAAGACCCTAGCAGATATGGTTATCAATGGTGGATATATGGTAGGGGCAGCGAAAAATACATGCAGATTGGTATGAATGATGGTCAAGTTGTGACGGTTTTTGCTTTAGGACAGAAGGTCAATACCAAACCCTTTGAAATTGGTGCCCCATCATCCGAAATTCTTAAATATGTTTCATTTTCCGATTCTTTGTCACTAAATTATAAAGGTGAGGAATACGAATTCGAATTTAAAGAAGAGGATTTGATGTTACGGCCGCTTATCAAATTTAATGATCATTGGGTGCAATTATATTTCAATCATTCTGATGAACGATTATTAGGTGTCCGGTTTTTGTCAACGAGTGTTCTGATGAGTCAGCGGCCTTATACTTTGGTGTACAAGGGACAATTGGAGCAACCGCCAAAACTTCCACAAAAACAATGGAAGGCTGTTAATCAAGCTCGGGCCCGGCAAGTTGTTGATATTACTAATATTCTTCGCCAGCGATTTGATTTGGATAAACTGAATCGGAACAAAAAAGCTGCTCAAGCGGCTTATTTACACAGCGTAGAAATGGAGCAGAAAAACTACTTTTCCCATGATTCCAAATGGCAAGGTCATTTGGGTGACCGTTTAAAAACCCAAAAAGTTCCCTACAAAATCGCTGGAGAAAATATTGCTGCGCATTACATTGATGCTGCGGCTGTTGTTCACGGATGGATGAATAGTGAGGATCACAGGAAAAATATTTTGAAGGATGACTTTACCGAACTTGGCGTTGGTGTCTATCATAATTTTTACACGCAAGATTTTCTTACACCGCGAAAATGA
- a CDS encoding DUF420 domain-containing protein, whose amino-acid sequence MLSFILATISTTFIVICGILIALGWRAIRQGDETKHQKLMVTASIFALAFFVIYMSRTTFIGNVPFNGPESLALSYHIFLIIHIVFATLGAIFGLISLYLGYKQKFVAHRKVGPYTAIIWFITAISGPIVYLMLFIIWPNEADSGLIKAIFGL is encoded by the coding sequence ATGCTTAGCTTTATATTAGCAACGATATCGACAACGTTTATTGTTATATGTGGCATCTTAATAGCACTTGGTTGGCGTGCTATCAGGCAAGGTGATGAAACTAAGCATCAGAAGTTAATGGTCACTGCGTCAATTTTTGCTTTAGCTTTCTTTGTGATTTATATGAGCCGGACGACGTTTATAGGTAATGTGCCGTTTAATGGCCCTGAATCTTTGGCATTATCTTATCACATCTTTTTAATCATTCATATTGTGTTTGCAACGCTAGGAGCGATTTTTGGTCTTATTAGTCTATATCTCGGTTATAAGCAGAAATTCGTAGCCCATCGTAAAGTTGGTCCGTATACGGCTATTATTTGGTTCATAACAGCGATTTCTGGGCCAATTGTTTATCTTATGTTATTTATTATCTGGCCAAATGAGGCGGATAGCGGTTTAATTAAAGCAATATTTGGCTTGTAA
- a CDS encoding cytochrome c oxidase subunit I, with translation MSSVPKQNQGFGSWLLEWLTTVDHKKIAILYLFGGGLFFLAGGIEALLIRIQLIQPEMGFLTGSEYNQVLTMHGTTMIFFAAMPFIFALWNAVVPLHIGARDVAFPFLNSLGFWLFFLGGLILNASWFFGGAPAGGWTAYAPLSSGYLGSGMNFYILGLQVAGAGTLMGGINFLVTIINMRAPGMTFMRLPLFIWTTLVTSVLIIFAFPALTVGIFLLFFDKIFSGNFFNTAAGGNPVIYEHIFWIFGHPEVYILILPSFGAISEVISAFSKKRLFGYASMVFATVLIGFLAFMVWVHHMFTVGLGPVANVIFAIATMAIAVPTGIKIFNWIFTMWGGQIHFTTASLFAISFIPTFVMGGVTGVMLSVPAADFQYHDSYFVVAHFHYVIVGGVILGIFAGLFYWWPKMFGKFLSETLGQITFWTFFIGFHLTFFPQHFLGLMGMPRRYFTYLEGEHLATGNLLSSIGAALMGIGVIVLLINIVKTAANGKKAQGDAWGLGRTLEWSIPSPPPEYNFAQTPMAKSLDTFWKEKMEGNKKVTPAEPLGDVHMPSPTMIPFLMSLALTVVSIGFIIADTTGDTVDMTGIIIAIVGVVGFFSCMLARSVKDDAGFHIHKEEIIETEKIRRDE, from the coding sequence TTGTCTTCTGTACCAAAACAGAACCAAGGTTTTGGTTCATGGCTTTTGGAATGGTTAACAACTGTTGATCATAAGAAGATTGCAATTTTATATTTGTTTGGCGGTGGATTATTCTTCCTTGCCGGAGGAATTGAAGCTTTACTCATTCGTATACAACTTATTCAGCCTGAAATGGGTTTTCTCACGGGTTCTGAATATAATCAAGTGTTAACAATGCACGGAACGACAATGATTTTCTTTGCGGCGATGCCGTTTATCTTTGCTTTATGGAATGCGGTTGTTCCACTTCATATAGGGGCTCGTGACGTTGCCTTTCCATTTTTAAATTCATTAGGTTTCTGGCTGTTTTTCTTAGGTGGTTTGATTTTGAATGCCAGTTGGTTTTTTGGCGGTGCCCCTGCTGGTGGTTGGACAGCTTATGCTCCGCTATCATCGGGCTACCTTGGAAGCGGTATGAATTTCTATATTCTTGGTTTACAGGTGGCTGGTGCTGGTACTCTAATGGGTGGTATTAACTTTTTAGTGACCATTATCAATATGCGCGCACCTGGTATGACATTTATGCGCTTGCCGTTGTTTATATGGACGACATTAGTGACGTCTGTATTGATTATTTTTGCCTTTCCGGCATTAACGGTTGGCATATTCTTGTTGTTCTTTGACAAGATCTTCTCAGGTAACTTTTTTAATACAGCAGCGGGTGGCAATCCAGTCATCTATGAGCATATATTCTGGATATTTGGACATCCTGAAGTTTACATCTTAATCTTGCCTTCTTTTGGGGCGATTTCAGAAGTGATAAGTGCGTTCTCTAAGAAGCGGTTATTTGGCTACGCCTCCATGGTGTTTGCCACCGTCTTAATTGGTTTCCTTGCTTTCATGGTGTGGGTCCACCATATGTTCACTGTTGGCCTAGGTCCGGTTGCTAACGTGATCTTTGCGATTGCGACAATGGCCATTGCTGTACCAACGGGAATCAAAATTTTCAACTGGATCTTTACAATGTGGGGTGGACAAATTCACTTCACAACAGCCAGTCTTTTTGCCATTAGTTTTATCCCGACGTTCGTTATGGGTGGTGTGACAGGTGTTATGTTGTCAGTACCAGCTGCTGACTTCCAGTATCACGACAGCTATTTCGTTGTTGCCCACTTTCACTACGTTATTGTCGGTGGTGTCATTCTAGGTATTTTTGCCGGGTTATTCTATTGGTGGCCGAAAATGTTCGGTAAATTTTTGAGTGAAACACTCGGTCAGATAACATTCTGGACGTTTTTCATTGGCTTTCACTTAACTTTCTTTCCGCAACACTTTTTAGGGTTAATGGGAATGCCGCGTCGTTATTTTACCTACTTAGAAGGTGAGCACTTAGCAACTGGAAATCTGCTCAGTTCCATTGGTGCCGCTTTGATGGGTATAGGGGTTATTGTACTGTTGATTAATATTGTTAAAACAGCTGCAAATGGTAAGAAAGCTCAGGGTGACGCCTGGGGGCTTGGACGGACACTGGAATGGTCGATACCATCACCGCCGCCTGAGTATAATTTTGCACAAACACCGATGGCCAAAAGTCTTGATACTTTCTGGAAAGAAAAGATGGAAGGGAATAAGAAAGTAACCCCCGCTGAACCACTAGGTGATGTACATATGCCGTCACCAACCATGATACCGTTCTTAATGTCATTGGCTTTGACCGTTGTCAGTATTGGTTTTATTATTGCGGACACGACGGGTGATACGGTCGATATGACAGGAATTATCATTGCTATTGTCGGTGTTGTTGGTTTCTTCTCGTGTATGCTTGCAAGATCTGTTAAGGATGATGCTGGCTTCCACATTCATAAGGAAGAAATCATTGAAACTGAAAAGATAAGGAGGGATGAGTAA
- a CDS encoding cytochrome C oxidase subunit IV family protein, which produces MTTKDLNTVAYMEKQKQKREMRYYLVSFAMMLALTIISFTAVYLYEQEVIKNAAIIMFLIVVLAVIQFMFQLYYFMHMKDEDHGYPAFMIYSGVGVAFITVLSLSAISWI; this is translated from the coding sequence ATGACAACAAAAGATTTGAATACAGTAGCGTATATGGAGAAGCAAAAACAAAAACGTGAGATGCGGTATTATCTCGTATCTTTTGCCATGATGTTGGCGCTGACGATTATTTCCTTTACGGCCGTATACTTATATGAGCAAGAAGTAATTAAGAATGCAGCGATCATCATGTTCCTTATTGTTGTTTTGGCAGTCATTCAGTTCATGTTCCAATTGTATTATTTCATGCACATGAAGGATGAAGACCACGGTTATCCGGCGTTTATGATTTATTCGGGTGTAGGCGTAGCGTTTATTACCGTTTTATCATTAAGTGCCATTTCTTGGATTTAA